From a single Staphylococcus epidermidis genomic region:
- a CDS encoding YqeG family HAD IIIA-type phosphatase codes for MPNAYVKSIFEIDIEKLADSGVKGIITDLDNTLVGWDVKEPTKGVKSWFAKAKDLGITVTIVSNNNKSRVSSFSSNLGVDYIFKARKPMGKAFKMAIKKMKIQPRETVVVGDQMLTDVFGGNCNGLYTIMVVPVKRTDGLITKFNRLIERRLLNHFRKKGYIKWEEN; via the coding sequence ATGCCAAATGCATATGTGAAATCAATATTTGAAATTGATATAGAAAAACTTGCCGATAGTGGTGTTAAAGGTATCATAACTGATTTAGATAATACACTTGTTGGTTGGGATGTTAAAGAACCTACTAAGGGTGTTAAATCATGGTTTGCTAAGGCTAAAGATTTAGGAATAACTGTCACAATTGTGTCAAATAATAATAAAAGTCGAGTATCAAGTTTCTCAAGTAATTTAGGTGTAGATTATATATTCAAAGCACGTAAACCGATGGGGAAAGCCTTTAAGATGGCTATTAAAAAAATGAAAATTCAACCGAGAGAAACCGTTGTTGTAGGAGATCAAATGCTTACTGATGTGTTTGGTGGCAATTGTAATGGTTTATATACAATTATGGTAGTACCTGTTAAACGGACTGATGGATTAATTACAAAGTTTAATCGATTAATTGAAAGACGATTATTAAATCATTTTAGAAAAAAAGGTTATATTAAATGGGAGGAAAATTGA
- the yqeH gene encoding ribosome biogenesis GTPase YqeH, whose protein sequence is MNEILKCIGCGAPLQSENKDAPGYVPEHNMFREDVICRRCFRLKNYNEVQDVGMESEDFLNLLTGLSEKKGIIVNVVDVFDFEGSFINAIQRIVGNKKIILVANKIDLLPKQINHRRVKEWLRKSARKYGLEAEDVVLISANKGWGIDELLQSINHVRNKDDVYIVGTTNVGKSTLINKLIEQSVGEKDVVTTSRFPGTTLDMIDIPLDEKSFMFDTPGIIQSHQMTNYVSENELKIIIPKNEIKQRVYQLNEKQTLFFGGLARIDYVSGGKRPLVCFFSNDLNIHRTKTEKANDLWKSQLGALLSPPQDAQQFNLNDVKAVRLETGKTKRDIMISGLGFITIDAGAKVIVRVPKHVDVILRNSIL, encoded by the coding sequence TTGAATGAAATACTAAAATGTATTGGATGTGGTGCACCCCTACAGTCAGAAAATAAAGACGCACCCGGCTATGTTCCAGAACATAATATGTTTCGAGAAGATGTCATCTGTAGAAGATGTTTTAGATTGAAAAATTATAATGAAGTTCAAGATGTGGGTATGGAAAGTGAAGATTTTTTAAATCTACTTACTGGACTATCTGAAAAAAAAGGAATTATTGTCAATGTAGTAGATGTGTTTGATTTTGAAGGGTCATTCATCAATGCAATACAACGGATTGTTGGTAATAAAAAAATTATATTAGTGGCAAATAAAATAGATTTATTACCTAAACAAATTAATCATCGACGTGTAAAAGAATGGTTGAGAAAATCTGCTCGTAAATATGGATTAGAAGCAGAAGATGTCGTTCTTATTTCTGCAAATAAAGGTTGGGGGATTGATGAATTATTGCAATCTATAAACCATGTAAGAAATAAAGATGACGTATACATTGTAGGTACAACGAATGTTGGAAAATCTACATTAATTAATAAATTAATTGAACAGAGTGTGGGAGAAAAAGATGTAGTAACTACATCACGCTTTCCAGGAACAACTTTAGATATGATAGATATTCCATTAGACGAAAAATCATTTATGTTTGATACACCAGGTATCATTCAATCACATCAAATGACAAATTATGTATCTGAAAATGAGTTGAAAATCATTATACCTAAAAATGAAATAAAGCAACGTGTGTATCAACTTAATGAAAAACAGACATTATTTTTCGGAGGATTGGCACGCATTGATTATGTATCTGGTGGTAAAAGACCACTTGTTTGTTTCTTTTCAAATGATTTAAATATTCATAGAACTAAAACCGAGAAAGCTAATGATTTATGGAAATCCCAATTAGGCGCATTGCTTTCACCGCCTCAAGATGCACAACAATTTAATCTTAATGATGTAAAAGCAGTAAGACTGGAAACTGGTAAAACTAAACGTGACATCATGATATCTGGTTTAGGATTCATAACTATTGATGCTGGTGCAAAAGTGATAGTTCGTGTTCCAAAACATGTAGATGTTATTTTAAGAAATTCAATTCTTTAA
- the aroE gene encoding shikimate dehydrogenase, translating to MKFAVIGNPISHSLSPLMHHANFQSLNLENTYEAINVPVNQFQDIKKIISEKSIDGFNVTIPHKERIIPYLDDINEQAKSVGAVNTVLVKDGKWIGYNTDGIGYVNGLKQIYEGIEDAYILILGAGGASKGIANELYKIVRPTLTVANRTMSRFNNWSLNINKINLSHAESHLDEFDIIINTTPAGMNGNTDSVISLNRLASHTLVSDIVYNPYKTPILIEAEQRGNPIYNGLDMFVHQGAESFKIWTNLEPDIKAMKNIVIQKLKGEL from the coding sequence GTGAAATTTGCAGTAATTGGAAACCCCATTTCTCATTCATTATCGCCATTGATGCATCATGCTAATTTTCAATCTTTAAATTTGGAAAACACGTATGAAGCGATAAATGTACCAGTTAATCAATTTCAAGACATTAAAAAAATAATTTCAGAAAAGAGCATTGATGGATTCAATGTTACTATTCCACATAAAGAACGTATTATTCCGTACCTAGATGATATTAATGAACAAGCGAAATCTGTTGGGGCGGTAAATACAGTTTTAGTTAAAGATGGTAAGTGGATTGGTTATAATACTGATGGAATTGGTTATGTTAATGGTTTAAAACAAATATATGAAGGTATAGAAGACGCTTATATATTAATTTTAGGTGCAGGTGGAGCAAGTAAAGGTATAGCAAATGAATTATATAAAATCGTTCGTCCGACTTTAACAGTTGCAAATAGAACGATGTCTCGTTTTAATAATTGGTCGTTAAATATTAACAAAATAAATTTAAGCCATGCAGAAAGCCATTTAGATGAATTTGATATTATAATAAACACTACACCTGCTGGTATGAACGGCAATACAGATTCTGTAATTTCTTTAAATCGTTTAGCTTCACATACTTTAGTAAGTGATATTGTTTATAATCCATATAAAACACCAATACTAATAGAAGCTGAACAAAGAGGTAATCCAATCTATAATGGTCTTGATATGTTCGTTCATCAAGGTGCTGAAAGTTTTAAAATTTGGACTAATCTAGAACCAGATATAAAAGCAATGAAAAACATAGTAATTCAAAAATTGAAAGGAGAATTATGA
- the yhbY gene encoding ribosome assembly RNA-binding protein YhbY, with protein sequence MLTGKQKRYLRSLAHNIDPTFQIGKGGINENMIQQISETLEKRELIKIHILQNNFDDKKDLAAIVSQQTQSELVQIIGSMIVLYKESEENKEIKLPQ encoded by the coding sequence ATGTTAACTGGTAAGCAAAAAAGATATTTACGTAGTTTAGCTCATAACATTGATCCAACTTTCCAAATAGGTAAAGGTGGTATTAATGAAAATATGATTCAACAAATTTCTGAAACATTAGAAAAGAGAGAATTAATTAAGATTCATATATTACAAAATAATTTTGATGATAAAAAAGATTTAGCAGCAATAGTATCTCAACAAACGCAAAGTGAATTGGTACAAATAATCGGGTCAATGATTGTGTTATATAAAGAGTCTGAAGAAAATAAAGAAATCAAATTGCCACAATGA